The following DNA comes from Bryobacteraceae bacterium.
GGTTCTCATCCGGGAACACCACCAGCCGGCTCGGAATCCGCAGCCGCTGCAGCACGCTCCAGTTCTCGAGCGTCTGGTTGAGCGGCACGCGGAAATCCTGTTCGCCTACCGTGAGCAGCATTGGCGTCTGGAACTTCGCCGCGTAGCGGATCGGATTCTGCTCCCGCCACACCGGGCCCTGTTCCCAAACCGGACCGCCGTTGTTCACCTCGCGATGATAGATGGCGTCGCTCGTTCCCCACTGCGATTCCAGATTGATCAGCCCGGCGTGGCTGAACAGGCATCGATAGCGCGTTGTCGTCGCCTGCAGCCAGTTCGCAAGATGCCCCCCGTAGCTAGCGCCTCCCGCCGCCATCCGCGTCGCGTCGATGAAGGGGAATCGCTTCACCGCCTCGTCCACGGCTTCCTCGATCTCCTCGCCGGGTCCCTTGAGCGGATCGCCCTGGATCGCCTGCGCGAACGCCTCGCCATAGCCCGTGGACCCGGTGTAGTTCGTCGCCAGCACCACATAGCCCGGCGCGGTGAGCATCTGATAGTTCCACCGGAAATGGAACTGGTCCTGCGACATGCTGTGCGGACCGCCGTGAATGAACACCACCAGCGGATACTTCTTCCCTTCGTTGAACCCCTGCGGCAGCGCGAGCAGGCTGTGGATGCGGCGGCCGTTCTTCGCCGTGAACCAGAAATCGCGCATGGGCGACCAGTCGAGCCCGCGGATGCGGTCGTCGTTGAAGTGCGTCAGCGCTCGATGATAGTTCAGCGTCGCATCCAGCCGCGTCGCCTCGGGCGGCTGCGTGGCGCTTTCGAACGTCGCCACCACCACCGGTTCCGCCGCCTTCTCCGCCACCGACAACCCCCCATAGCCGCCATGGTTGGCATCGGAAAGCAGCCGCGCTTCGCCGCCCGCCACTGGAAACGCGTAGGGCTTCTCGCGCCCGTGCTCCTGGATGATGGCGTAGATGCTGCGGTTGTCGGCGGAGACGGCGAAGCTCGAGATCGGCCGGTCCAGCCTCGGAGCCACCACCGCGCCTTCGGCCCCGGCTTTCATCGGCCATCCGAATCGAACCAGCCGCGCGAGATTGTAGACCTTGTCGTTGTCCGGCTCGCGGAGCGCATAGAGAGTCTTGCCATCCGGCGAGAAGGCGGCGCTGTCGAAGCTCGCCTTGCCACCGGTCAGCCGCTCCGGTTCGCCGCCGTCGGCGGAGACGCGATAGATCTGCGTCAGCACCGGCGCGTACGCCGCTTCGTTCCGATTCTCGGTCGCCGAAAACAGCACCCACCGCCCGTCCGGCGACCATACCGGATGCAGGTCCGATCCGCTGCTCGCCATCGACCCATCGAAGCCCGGCGACGCCGCCAGCTTGGACCCCGCCAGCAGATCCTTCGGCTCGCCCTGGCCGCTCGCGGCCTGCACGAAGATCCGCGGCTGCTTCCCTTCGAGCCACTTGTCCCAATAGCGAATGGGGAACCCGTCGTACACGCGCGCAGTGGACTTCCGCTGCTTTCGCCCCTCCGCATCGGGATCGTACTGCGTCTGGAAAAGGATCCGCTGGCCGTCCGGGCTGAACAGCGGGCCGCTCGCCCCCGATGCGGTCGACGTGACGCGCGCCGCCTCGCCGCCGGCAAGATCGAGCACATACACCTGACCCGCTTCGTCGCCCTCCCGCTTGGCGGTGAACGCGATCCGCCGGCTGTCCGGGCTCCACGCGACACCGCCCTCGGACCCCTTCGTCTGCGTCAACCGCCGCGGCCCCGCTGACCCATCGGCTGGCACGATCCACAAGTCCGATTTCTGGTCCTTGGAATCATACGCCGGCTCGGTGACGCTCATCACCACCCACTTCCCATCCGGACTCACCGCCGGCGCTCCCACGCGCTTCATCAGCCAGATCGTTTCATGGGTCACCGCCGCGCACACCGCGCCGACGACAAGTAGAATAAGGGCCGGGATTCTCCGCATATTCCGGAGCATAGCGCGAAGCGGCTTCGGATGGTGGTGCTCAGTTGGTAAGGGGAGCCGGCAACGCCCCGCGAGGCCGATGCTCGGCGCCACACTGCGGGCGGTACATCGTCTCGCGCGCCTCTCAGCCCCGCGGCGGCGGCCGCATGGTCACCCGTCCAGCATTCCTTCCGCCACGGAGATATCCCCCGGGCGCCCCACGTCCCGCCATGCTCCCTCGCACGCGTGAATCGTCAACCGCGCGCCAGAGTCAATCAACTGCTCCACCGCACTCGTCAACTCGTACTCCCCGCGCGCCGACTTGGGCACCCGAGCCATCTCGTCGAAGATCGTGTGCCGGAACGTATAAACACCCGCGCTGTTCCACCGCGTGGCCGACGTTCCCGGTACCGGCTTCTCCACGATCCGCGTCACCCGCTCGTTGGGAAACCCGCCTTCCACGTACACCGCCGCTCCCTGCCACGGATCATCCACCCACCGCACCGCGAGCTCGGACGCGATGCTCGCGTCGTCCAGGCGCGCGCCCATCGCTTCGTAGTCGCCGGGCTCGGCGAGGATGTCCCCATACGTCAGTAGGAACGCATCTTCTCCCACCCACTCCCGGGCCAACATCGTCGCCCGCGCGGTACCGTCGATGGTCGTTTGCCGCGCGTAAGTGATCGACATCGGGTAGCCCTCGAAGTGAGATTCGATCATCTCCGCCTTGTATCCGGTGACGATGAAAACCGCGTCGAACCCCGCGGCGCGCAGCCGGTCCAGAATGTGTTCGAGCATCGGCTTACCCGCCAGCGGGATCATCGGTTTCGGTCGATCTTCGGTGAGCCCCTCCATCCGCGTCCCTCTTCCCGCGGCAAGAATTACAGCTTTATTCATCTTTCCTCTATAATCGCTCAATGTCCACGATGACGCGTGTTCGCTGGTTCATGCTCGCGCTGGTCTTCTTCGCCACCACCGTCAACTACCTGGACCGCATCCTCCTCGGCTTCCTCATCCCGGAGATCCGCAAGGAGATCCCCATTGACGACCAGCACTACGGCTACATCACTGGCGCATTTCAGGCCGCCTACACCGTCGGCTTCCTGATCGCCGGCAAGTTCGTCGACGCCATGGGCACCCGCATCGGTTACGCCGTCGCGCTCGTCTGGTGGTCCATCGCGGCGGCTCTGCATTCATTCGCCTCGAGCGCCTTTTCGCTCGCCTTCTGGCGCGGCGTGCTCGGCATCGGTGAGGCCGGCAACTTCCCTTCGGCGATCAAGTCCGTCACTGAGTGGTTCCCCCAGCGCGACCGTGCTTTCGCCACCGGCATCTTCAACGCCGGCACCAACGTTGCCGCAATGGCCGGTCCGCCGATCTTCGTCTGGATGAACGCCGCCTACGGCTGGCGCGCCTGTTTCCTCATCACCGCGAGCCTCGGCGCCGCCTGGCTCGTGCTGTGGCTGATCTTCTACCGCTCGCCTGAGAATCACGCCGGCGCGAACGACGCAGAACGCGCTTACATCAGCTCCGGCGACGCGGCCCAGTCGAACGAGCCCAGGGTCGGCTGGATGGAAGCGCTCGGGCACCGCGAGACCTGGGGCTACGCGCTCGGCAAGTTCCTCACGGATCCCGTTTGGTGGTTCTATCTTTACTGGCTGCCGCCCTACCTCTACGACGTGCGCAAGTTCAACCTGTCGCAGATCGGGTGGTCGCTGCCGGTGATCTACCTCATGGCCGACGTCGGCTCGGTGGGCGGCGGCTGGATATCCGGCGCGTTGATCCGCCGCGGATGGTCCACCTCGAAGGCGCGAAAGACCGCCCTCGCCTTGTGCGCCTCCTGCATGCCGATCGCCGCGCTGGCCGTGCTTGCGGACAACCCCGTGCTCGCCATCGCCCTGGTCAGCCTGGCCACCGCCGGCCACCAGGGCTGGTCCGCCAACCTCTACACCACCGCCTCCGATGTCTTCCCCAAGAACGCCATCGCGTCCGTCACCGGTATCGGTGGATGCCTCGGCGGGCTCGGCGGGTTTCTGTTCTCGGCCATCATTCCCGGCTATGTGGTCCAGAACTTCGGTTACACGCCGGTGTTCCTCACCATGGGCGCATTCCACCTCACCGCGCTCCTGGTGCTCCATGTGCTCATGGGCGACCTGCGGCCGCTCGTCAGGAAGGAACAGGGCGCCGGATAATCGAGGGCGCCGGCGCCCCGGCTCACGCAACCGCCCGTTGGGTCTGCGATTCGCGACCCGTCCGGCGGCGTGACAGGCTTCACTCTGTCTAGTGCCGCCGCGAGCCTTGTTGTTACGCGGTTCTGGATGTCCTTTTTGCGGGTCCAGACCCGCCGATTGCGCCGCCGCGGTCCCCTATCGAAGGTGAAACGGCTGCCCCACCGCGCCGTTTCCGGCCGAATCCCAAGCCGCGAATCGCACCCACTTCTTGCCCGCCGCCTCGAATGGAATCCGAAAACGCGCCATGCCGAACGCCCCTTTGTCCGTGGCGCGGATCACTTCGCGTCCGGTCTTGCCGCCATCGCCCCACACCAGCTCCACGAACTCCAGCGGATACGTCCACTCCACCTCCGCGGCCAATGCCCGGTTCGCACCCGTCCCCTCCACCGTCACCGATCGCAACAATACCTCGCCGCTCGAAACAAAGAACCGCCCGTCGCGCATCGCCTTCAGCACCGGGCTCCAATCCTCGTCGAACCGCGGCAGTTTCTCCACCTGCACGTAGTTCACCATCAGGTGCGGATAAGTCTCGTCATCCGGGTACTTGGCATAAGTGTCGCCTTCCGCGATCATGTACTTCGCCCGGCCCCAGTTGTTCATATCGTCGAGCGTGCCCAGGCACCGCTCCTGGCAAAGCCGCTCTTCGGAAAGGTCCACGGGCAAGGATTGGAATGATCCGCCAAGATAGTGATCGCTCCGGAAGTACGCCGTTTCGCGGATGAAGTCCGGATGGTAG
Coding sequences within:
- a CDS encoding S9 family peptidase, whose product is MRRIPALILLVVGAVCAAVTHETIWLMKRVGAPAVSPDGKWVVMSVTEPAYDSKDQKSDLWIVPADGSAGPRRLTQTKGSEGGVAWSPDSRRIAFTAKREGDEAGQVYVLDLAGGEAARVTSTASGASGPLFSPDGQRILFQTQYDPDAEGRKQRKSTARVYDGFPIRYWDKWLEGKQPRIFVQAASGQGEPKDLLAGSKLAASPGFDGSMASSGSDLHPVWSPDGRWVLFSATENRNEAAYAPVLTQIYRVSADGGEPERLTGGKASFDSAAFSPDGKTLYALREPDNDKVYNLARLVRFGWPMKAGAEGAVVAPRLDRPISSFAVSADNRSIYAIIQEHGREKPYAFPVAGGEARLLSDANHGGYGGLSVAEKAAEPVVVATFESATQPPEATRLDATLNYHRALTHFNDDRIRGLDWSPMRDFWFTAKNGRRIHSLLALPQGFNEGKKYPLVVFIHGGPHSMSQDQFHFRWNYQMLTAPGYVVLATNYTGSTGYGEAFAQAIQGDPLKGPGEEIEEAVDEAVKRFPFIDATRMAAGGASYGGHLANWLQATTTRYRCLFSHAGLINLESQWGTSDAIYHREVNNGGPVWEQGPVWREQNPIRYAAKFQTPMLLTVGEQDFRVPLNQTLENWSVLQRLRIPSRLVVFPDENHWVLKAENNKFFFEQLHGWLAKYLKTGEEATGGRP
- a CDS encoding sugar phosphate nucleotidyltransferase, which produces MNKAVILAAGRGTRMEGLTEDRPKPMIPLAGKPMLEHILDRLRAAGFDAVFIVTGYKAEMIESHFEGYPMSITYARQTTIDGTARATMLAREWVGEDAFLLTYGDILAEPGDYEAMGARLDDASIASELAVRWVDDPWQGAAVYVEGGFPNERVTRIVEKPVPGTSATRWNSAGVYTFRHTIFDEMARVPKSARGEYELTSAVEQLIDSGARLTIHACEGAWRDVGRPGDISVAEGMLDG
- a CDS encoding MFS transporter, which translates into the protein MTRVRWFMLALVFFATTVNYLDRILLGFLIPEIRKEIPIDDQHYGYITGAFQAAYTVGFLIAGKFVDAMGTRIGYAVALVWWSIAAALHSFASSAFSLAFWRGVLGIGEAGNFPSAIKSVTEWFPQRDRAFATGIFNAGTNVAAMAGPPIFVWMNAAYGWRACFLITASLGAAWLVLWLIFYRSPENHAGANDAERAYISSGDAAQSNEPRVGWMEALGHRETWGYALGKFLTDPVWWFYLYWLPPYLYDVRKFNLSQIGWSLPVIYLMADVGSVGGGWISGALIRRGWSTSKARKTALALCASCMPIAALAVLADNPVLAIALVSLATAGHQGWSANLYTTASDVFPKNAIASVTGIGGCLGGLGGFLFSAIIPGYVVQNFGYTPVFLTMGAFHLTALLVLHVLMGDLRPLVRKEQGAG